One part of the Arachidicoccus terrestris genome encodes these proteins:
- a CDS encoding putative LPS assembly protein LptD: protein MATVFSFAWVLNGQARTRSHSPAFRSENNSTYTFHLLLGMLTGNWTGDSAAVLRTIGKSDHLHPAKIFHNYTWWLNPALDSIPASFADSVLPRTPADAFTFSKRPARDMSFLSKDSIPSVFDYKATDSSVFYVQKNTFSLHKDANIKNPEYDISANDINYNKSTNIINAFGNKDTSDNIYGKPTIVQQGSKSIMDSLRFNAKSKKGILKNTYYNEGEIFVKADIVKKIDSNALFAKDARFTTCNLDPPHFDFHAFKMKMITGKLAVSGPAIPEFEGVPMPVVIPFGIYPLTRGRHSGFLPPTFEQNSGYGLGFNGLGYYKVINDYWDVTTRANIYSYGGYMISVNPNYYKRYKYRGSLNLQYQFTKILNTSGISRDEYTKSTTVHVGWSHSMDSKARPGVSFSANVNAGSTKYNSYLTNNLENIQNQLSSSVTWSKTWDEGKYNLSLAANHNQNNNTHLINVQLPTANFSMATINPFQKKEQVGKPKWYENLGISYNGTVLNQFSFYDTAFSTQQLKDTMLWGAQHQIPITLTLPAVGPLLFTPSVSYAENWYSRKMDRHWNEETQTVDTTISRGFFAARQMSFGMSMNTRIFGTLNFKKGKIKAIRHEIRPTISLNYQPDMNAQNYQSLQTDTSARRIRVSKFDGNIVGAFGEGSFGGINFGLDNILQMKKVNDKDTTGDPENATKKVNLIDGLSINTGYNMIADSLNWSPINISLRTALFNNKMNVNASMVIDQYDYELGQRVNKLLWKEGKIGNITSGNISMSTSFQSKKADQRSDQQRIEPDPNMPYDQQQRQLQYVRDNPAEFVDFNIPWNLQASFALGFYRTPTPDYKGFFTQVNSSLNLNGDFSLTPKWKAGGSMYFDVGSQEVRMLSLFLTREMHCWQMSINVSPIGRFKSFSIILNPKSGILRDLKINRSRSFYN, encoded by the coding sequence GTGGCCACGGTATTTTCATTTGCCTGGGTGCTCAATGGCCAGGCCAGAACAAGAAGCCACTCACCGGCATTCAGAAGTGAGAACAACTCAACATATACCTTTCATCTGCTTCTCGGCATGCTCACCGGAAACTGGACCGGCGACTCTGCTGCGGTCCTCAGGACGATAGGTAAATCAGATCATCTGCATCCGGCAAAAATTTTTCATAACTATACATGGTGGCTGAATCCCGCACTCGATTCAATTCCAGCCAGTTTTGCAGACTCCGTCCTGCCACGTACGCCTGCTGATGCATTTACTTTTAGTAAGCGCCCGGCCAGGGATATGTCTTTTTTATCCAAAGACTCCATACCTTCCGTTTTTGACTATAAGGCAACAGATTCTTCTGTGTTTTATGTGCAAAAAAACACCTTTTCCCTGCACAAGGACGCAAATATCAAAAACCCGGAATACGATATTTCAGCCAATGACATTAATTATAATAAATCCACCAATATCATTAATGCCTTCGGCAACAAAGATACATCAGATAATATATACGGCAAACCCACCATTGTGCAACAGGGCAGTAAATCCATTATGGACAGTCTGCGCTTTAATGCCAAATCGAAAAAAGGGATTCTGAAAAATACGTACTACAACGAAGGAGAGATCTTTGTAAAAGCAGATATTGTCAAGAAAATAGACAGTAATGCCCTTTTTGCCAAAGATGCCCGGTTTACCACCTGTAATCTGGATCCACCGCATTTTGATTTTCATGCCTTTAAAATGAAAATGATCACGGGTAAGCTGGCCGTCTCCGGACCGGCCATTCCGGAGTTTGAAGGAGTGCCCATGCCGGTGGTCATCCCCTTTGGTATCTATCCGCTGACCAGAGGGCGTCATTCCGGCTTTTTACCGCCTACCTTCGAACAGAACAGTGGTTATGGGCTCGGGTTTAACGGCCTGGGATACTATAAGGTGATCAATGACTATTGGGATGTGACCACCCGTGCCAATATATACAGTTACGGAGGGTATATGATCAGTGTTAATCCTAACTATTATAAAAGATATAAATACAGAGGGTCGCTAAACCTACAGTACCAGTTTACCAAAATACTCAATACATCGGGCATATCCCGAGATGAATATACCAAGTCAACGACCGTACATGTCGGCTGGAGTCACTCCATGGATAGTAAGGCAAGACCCGGTGTGAGTTTTTCTGCCAATGTCAACGCGGGCAGTACAAAATACAACAGCTACCTGACCAACAACCTGGAAAACATCCAGAACCAGTTAAGCTCTTCTGTTACCTGGAGCAAGACCTGGGATGAAGGGAAGTACAATCTGTCACTGGCGGCGAACCACAATCAGAATAATAACACCCATCTGATCAATGTGCAACTACCGACAGCCAACTTCTCGATGGCCACCATCAACCCGTTCCAGAAAAAAGAGCAGGTCGGCAAACCTAAATGGTATGAGAACCTGGGGATCTCCTATAATGGAACCGTTCTCAACCAGTTCTCATTTTACGACACCGCTTTTTCAACGCAACAGCTAAAAGATACCATGCTCTGGGGCGCGCAGCACCAGATTCCTATTACACTGACTTTACCCGCGGTAGGTCCGCTTTTGTTTACACCATCCGTTTCCTATGCGGAGAACTGGTATAGCCGTAAGATGGACCGACACTGGAATGAGGAAACGCAAACAGTTGACACAACGATCTCCAGAGGGTTCTTTGCCGCCCGTCAGATGTCTTTCGGCATGTCCATGAATACGAGGATCTTCGGAACATTGAATTTTAAGAAAGGGAAAATCAAGGCCATCCGCCACGAGATCCGCCCTACGATCAGCCTGAATTATCAGCCCGATATGAATGCACAGAACTACCAGTCACTGCAGACGGACACTTCTGCCCGCAGGATCCGGGTCTCCAAATTTGACGGCAATATTGTAGGAGCCTTTGGTGAAGGCAGTTTTGGCGGTATCAATTTTGGTCTGGATAATATCCTGCAAATGAAAAAGGTCAACGATAAAGACACGACCGGCGATCCTGAAAATGCCACTAAAAAAGTCAATTTGATCGACGGGCTTAGTATCAATACTGGTTATAATATGATCGCCGATAGCCTGAACTGGTCCCCTATCAATATCTCCCTCAGAACCGCCCTTTTCAATAACAAGATGAATGTCAATGCCAGTATGGTCATTGATCAGTACGACTATGAATTAGGGCAACGGGTCAATAAACTCCTATGGAAAGAAGGTAAGATCGGTAACATTACAAGTGGTAATATTTCTATGTCTACTTCTTTTCAGAGTAAAAAGGCGGATCAGCGGTCTGATCAACAACGTATTGAACCGGATCCCAATATGCCTTATGACCAGCAGCAAAGGCAATTGCAATACGTAAGGGATAATCCGGCGGAGTTTGTAGATTTTAATATCCCCTGGAACCTTCAGGCCTCTTTTGCCCTGGGTTTTTACCGGACGCCGACACCGGATTATAAGGGATTCTTCACCCAGGTTAATTCCAGCCTCAACCTGAATGGCGATTTTAGCCTGACGCCAAAATGGAAGGCCGGCGGAAGCATGTATTTTGATGTCGGATCACAGGAAGTTCGTATGTTAAGCCTCTTCCTGACCCGGGAAATGCACTGTTGGCAGATGTCCATTAACGTCTCACCTATCGGCCGGTTTAAGTCATTCAGCATTATCCTGAACCCAAAATCCGGCATTCTAAGAGATCTTAAAATCAATAGATCCAGATCTTTCTACAACTAA
- a CDS encoding N-acetylmuramoyl-L-alanine amidase family protein: protein MKGNFRRIIGVFFLLFCGLGYVQAQKSALRTIIVDPGHGLPDPGARGKYSNESDITLAVAKKLVDKLRDSLPGVKVLMTRTDRNLPGRLENAAQANRWRAKFANENHGDLFICIHVNDAPSTTHRKVVGYRTKVYYTGKGSKRRRHTRRVPRYSYYKVAGTAHGTETYVWAVRKNDSKQDFVQNSHPEELYGEKGDSSVPMFSSTEEKILATIRTKKFFSRSLLLANLIEEQYVKQGRFSRGVKQRNEVGIWVLHATAMPSILTEIGFMTDRSEEDYMNSQGGQLQIASNILQAVIKYKQLLDAGNVH, encoded by the coding sequence ATGAAAGGGAATTTTCGGAGAATTATAGGTGTTTTTTTCTTGTTGTTTTGTGGCCTGGGTTATGTTCAGGCGCAAAAATCAGCACTTCGGACTATTATAGTGGACCCGGGACATGGGCTGCCGGATCCCGGTGCCAGAGGGAAATACAGCAATGAGTCGGATATCACGCTTGCGGTCGCCAAGAAACTGGTAGATAAACTGCGGGATTCTCTTCCGGGTGTGAAGGTGCTGATGACGCGTACCGACCGGAATTTACCGGGCAGATTGGAAAATGCAGCCCAGGCGAATCGTTGGCGGGCCAAATTTGCCAACGAGAACCATGGGGATCTGTTTATTTGCATTCACGTCAATGATGCGCCATCGACAACACACAGAAAAGTCGTTGGGTATAGAACCAAAGTATATTATACCGGCAAAGGCAGTAAAAGACGCCGGCATACCCGCCGGGTGCCTCGCTACAGCTATTATAAGGTTGCCGGGACTGCACATGGTACAGAAACCTATGTGTGGGCGGTTCGTAAAAATGATTCTAAACAAGACTTTGTCCAGAACAGTCATCCCGAAGAGCTGTATGGAGAAAAAGGAGACAGCTCTGTTCCGATGTTCAGTTCGACCGAAGAAAAGATACTGGCTACGATCCGTACAAAAAAGTTTTTTTCAAGAAGTTTATTGCTGGCTAATTTAATCGAAGAACAATATGTCAAACAGGGTAGGTTCAGCAGAGGCGTCAAACAGCGTAACGAAGTGGGGATCTGGGTGCTGCACGCAACCGCCATGCCTAGCATTTTGACGGAGATCGGGTTTATGACCGATCGTAGTGAAGAGGATTATATGAACAGCCAGGGGGGACAACTACAGATTGCTTCCAATATTTTGCAGGCGGTCATTAAATACAAGCAGTTGCTGGATGCGGGGAATGTACACTGA
- a CDS encoding MlaD family protein yields MKISNETKIGALTIIAIVLLFLGFNFLKGKSLFKSGYYLYAKFPESNGLVASNVVTINGFQAGTVSKISASKDLKEIDVEVKLNQEYEIPDNSTANISSNPLGASSLEITLGDSKTLMKSKDTLLTVMTPGLLGQVGNQIRPLAETAKNTLQHIDTVMQNINQVMDSSSKEHLQEMVANLSVVTKNLTQTTALLNKALDLQTGAFAGSIKNINSFTQNLADNNAKLDSVMNNLSVATGKLAQVDLATTLDKLNSSMEQLSGIMKKANSTDGSLGALLNDRELYNNFNRTAKSLQTLLDDLRVHPKRYVNISIFGKKDKGNYLEKPLPQDSLPADFRK; encoded by the coding sequence ATGAAAATATCTAATGAAACTAAAATAGGCGCACTAACCATTATAGCCATTGTATTGCTGTTTTTGGGATTTAATTTTTTAAAGGGTAAGAGTCTGTTCAAGTCCGGCTATTATTTATATGCGAAGTTTCCCGAGTCCAATGGACTGGTAGCGTCCAACGTTGTCACCATTAATGGATTTCAGGCGGGAACCGTCTCTAAGATCAGTGCCAGCAAAGACCTGAAAGAGATTGATGTAGAAGTGAAACTTAATCAGGAATATGAGATCCCCGATAATTCTACGGCCAATATTTCCAGCAATCCATTAGGTGCTTCCAGCCTGGAAATCACCTTGGGAGACTCTAAGACCCTGATGAAATCGAAAGATACTTTACTGACCGTTATGACTCCCGGACTGTTGGGACAGGTAGGGAACCAGATACGCCCCCTGGCAGAAACCGCTAAAAATACCCTGCAGCATATCGACACCGTCATGCAGAACATTAATCAGGTTATGGACTCCTCTTCCAAAGAACATCTGCAGGAGATGGTCGCAAACTTAAGCGTGGTAACCAAAAATCTGACTCAGACGACTGCACTGCTAAATAAGGCATTAGATTTGCAGACAGGAGCCTTTGCAGGATCTATTAAAAATATTAATAGCTTTACCCAGAACCTGGCTGATAATAATGCCAAGCTCGATTCCGTAATGAATAATCTTTCCGTGGCGACCGGTAAGTTGGCACAGGTAGACCTGGCCACCACTTTGGACAAGCTCAATAGTTCCATGGAGCAGCTATCTGGTATCATGAAAAAGGCGAATTCAACGGACGGCTCTCTGGGTGCCCTGCTAAATGACAGAGAATTATATAATAATTTTAACCGTACAGCAAAAAGTTTACAGACACTTTTGGACGATCTTCGGGTGCATCCTAAGCGGTATGTAAATATTTCTATTTTTGGCAAAAAGGATAAAGGGAATTATTTAGAAAAACCTTTACCGCAGGATAGTTTGCCTGCTGACTTCCGGAAGTAA
- a CDS encoding OstA-like protein: MKILKKKKIQYYLSVIACIILSVYTGNTLRAQVKRAGTDSAGGDRIQIIHADRTGFKKFNDSTMIRFASGNVAVRQSNTLFYCDSVAANPATQITEAFGHVHVNDNDSIHIYSDFMRYKGAERTAFLKNNVKLTDGNGTLTTSTLDYDLNTKIAVYNQQGKLVNGKTVLTSRSGTYYGDTKDAQFTKDVKLVDPDYTMTTDTLLYNTVTKVATFTVPTLVQQGPYKSIQTTDGYYDLLHKTAYLGKRPTLIDSSSVLIADEIAADDSSGFAEARGTVVYRDTAQGMVVLCNDLKSSRENASFLATVNPIAIIKQDADSIFIAADTLYSARFVNDSLQINTDSAHKVVDHHPLDSTGGDHERFLTDHVSAASDSLRTDSTSLSSAKESATKDTVSPQGFHKVGKVFVWDTDSTKPAGQPKQETDSTTDEHQGLFDFFKRKKKDEQVKQPVLPAVSADSTKPGREAPKKKEEKKSIFNIFKKKDRGVNSGKRQPAIIDSIKASKPQPMADSSGSRKPGLDFSVGKSGGKRDSLPPEDKKNRFLEAYYNVRIYSDSLQGIGDSLYYSGRDSLIELFKNPTIWTTSNHQISQVSGDTILVQTANNKPKYIRVAENALMISQADTLHQEKTSKFFNQMAGRKLEAWFTDGQIDSLSAQGNAHGIFYSLDDENKYIGVTQQDSRILNFYFINKELQRIVGKSDVVGRVYPMGEVDHEKIRLKGFQWLEDKRPKSKYDLLAH; the protein is encoded by the coding sequence ATGAAGATCTTAAAGAAGAAAAAAATACAATATTACCTGAGTGTTATTGCCTGTATTATACTGTCTGTCTATACAGGCAATACTTTGCGGGCACAAGTAAAGCGTGCGGGTACGGATTCTGCCGGCGGGGATCGTATTCAGATTATCCATGCTGACCGCACCGGGTTTAAAAAGTTCAACGATAGTACCATGATCCGTTTTGCCAGCGGCAATGTCGCGGTCAGGCAATCTAATACTTTGTTTTATTGTGACAGCGTAGCTGCTAATCCTGCTACACAGATTACCGAAGCTTTTGGTCATGTGCATGTTAATGACAACGACTCTATCCATATCTATTCGGATTTTATGCGTTATAAAGGTGCAGAGCGGACAGCCTTTCTGAAAAATAATGTAAAACTGACAGACGGAAATGGCACACTGACGACCTCTACACTTGATTATGACCTGAATACCAAGATTGCGGTTTACAATCAGCAGGGAAAACTGGTCAACGGCAAAACAGTGCTGACCAGTCGTTCGGGCACTTATTATGGTGATACCAAGGATGCGCAGTTTACCAAAGATGTAAAACTTGTGGATCCGGATTATACGATGACCACTGATACCCTGTTATATAATACAGTCACAAAAGTTGCCACCTTTACGGTCCCGACCCTAGTCCAACAGGGGCCTTATAAAAGTATTCAGACGACGGACGGGTATTATGATCTCTTACATAAGACCGCCTATCTGGGGAAGCGCCCTACACTCATAGATAGCAGCTCTGTCCTGATTGCGGACGAGATTGCAGCCGATGATAGCAGCGGCTTCGCGGAGGCCAGAGGAACCGTGGTATACAGGGACACGGCCCAGGGAATGGTTGTCCTTTGTAATGACTTGAAATCCAGTCGTGAGAATGCATCTTTTCTGGCGACTGTAAATCCGATCGCTATCATCAAGCAAGATGCAGATTCAATATTTATCGCCGCAGACACGCTTTATTCTGCACGTTTTGTCAATGATTCCCTGCAGATAAATACGGATAGTGCGCATAAGGTCGTAGATCACCATCCACTTGATTCCACAGGCGGTGATCATGAACGCTTTTTAACGGATCATGTGTCAGCAGCCTCAGATTCACTGCGGACAGACAGCACCAGTTTATCTTCAGCGAAGGAGTCAGCTACCAAAGACACTGTCAGCCCCCAGGGGTTCCATAAGGTGGGTAAGGTATTCGTCTGGGATACGGACAGTACAAAGCCTGCGGGTCAACCAAAGCAGGAAACTGATAGTACGACAGATGAGCATCAGGGTTTGTTTGATTTCTTTAAGCGGAAGAAAAAAGATGAACAGGTTAAACAGCCCGTTTTGCCTGCGGTGTCCGCTGACAGTACAAAGCCTGGCAGAGAGGCGCCCAAAAAGAAAGAGGAGAAGAAATCCATCTTTAATATCTTCAAGAAGAAGGACCGGGGGGTGAATTCGGGTAAACGCCAGCCGGCGATCATTGACAGTATTAAAGCGTCCAAACCTCAACCTATGGCAGATTCAAGCGGTAGCAGAAAACCCGGCTTAGATTTTTCAGTAGGGAAATCTGGCGGTAAAAGAGACTCGTTGCCTCCGGAGGATAAGAAAAACCGCTTTTTGGAAGCTTACTATAATGTGCGGATCTACAGTGATTCTTTGCAAGGGATAGGAGATAGTCTGTATTATTCGGGCAGAGATTCTCTGATTGAGCTTTTTAAGAACCCGACTATCTGGACGACCTCTAATCATCAGATCTCGCAAGTCAGCGGAGACACCATTTTGGTCCAGACTGCCAATAATAAACCCAAGTATATCCGGGTAGCGGAAAATGCGCTTATGATTAGTCAGGCCGATACATTGCACCAGGAAAAGACCAGTAAGTTCTTTAACCAGATGGCTGGGAGAAAGCTGGAAGCCTGGTTTACCGATGGTCAAATAGATAGCCTTTCTGCTCAGGGAAATGCGCACGGAATATTCTATAGCCTGGATGACGAGAACAAGTATATCGGGGTGACACAGCAAGATTCCAGGATACTTAACTTTTATTTTATCAATAAAGAACTGCAGCGTATTGTTGGAAAAAGTGATGTGGTGGGCAGGGTTTACCCGATGGGCGAAGTGGATCACGAAAAGATTCGCCTGAAAGGGTTTCAGTGGCTGGAAGACAAACGGCCTAAATCCAAGTACGATTTACTGGCGCATTGA
- the nhaA gene encoding Na+/H+ antiporter NhaA, translating to MYQKLRYTVKAFIHDSRSVGMLLLFCTFISLLLCNLPMGAAYSHFWHLEFKGLHTLHLPHTPVELINDLLMSVFFFLAGMEIKRELVKGELSSLKKAALPFVGAVSGVVFPAIIFLLFNRGTGFEHGWGIPTATDIAFSLGVAALLGSKVPYSLKIFLTALAIIDDLCAILIIALFYGGQIAGIWLLVATGCLLLLWAINKVRSVTTTVKHLLRIAVALLLWYAILQSGIHPTIAGILFAFMIPVELLPLYEKKVHIPVNFIIVPVFALANTCILLPDNLTAVFQSTVSWGILLGLFIGKPLGISLVAYMGIRAGWFRLPAGANWNQFIGITVLAGIGFTMSIFVTSLAYSELGLQTDAKLAILLASVLAMVTGYGWLYAASAKKTSSLSD from the coding sequence ATGTATCAGAAACTACGGTATACCGTAAAAGCATTTATTCATGATAGTCGCAGCGTAGGGATGCTGCTGCTGTTTTGTACCTTTATATCCCTGCTTCTTTGTAATTTGCCGATGGGAGCAGCTTACAGCCATTTCTGGCACCTGGAATTCAAAGGCTTGCATACACTACATTTACCTCATACACCAGTAGAACTAATCAATGATTTACTCATGTCGGTCTTCTTCTTTCTGGCGGGAATGGAGATTAAAAGAGAGCTGGTCAAGGGAGAATTATCTTCACTCAAAAAGGCGGCTTTGCCTTTTGTTGGAGCGGTCAGTGGCGTCGTTTTTCCTGCCATTATCTTCCTGCTATTTAACCGTGGGACGGGATTTGAACATGGTTGGGGTATCCCTACGGCGACAGATATTGCTTTTTCATTAGGTGTAGCTGCACTTCTGGGCAGCAAGGTGCCGTATTCTTTAAAAATATTTTTAACCGCACTGGCCATTATAGATGATCTATGCGCTATTTTAATTATTGCCTTATTCTATGGGGGACAGATAGCGGGCATATGGCTACTAGTCGCTACGGGCTGCTTGTTGTTGCTTTGGGCCATAAACAAGGTCCGCTCTGTTACGACAACCGTCAAGCATCTATTGCGGATCGCAGTAGCGCTGCTCCTTTGGTATGCCATTTTGCAGAGCGGTATACATCCAACGATCGCAGGTATACTGTTTGCCTTTATGATTCCGGTGGAATTATTGCCACTGTATGAAAAGAAAGTGCATATTCCTGTGAACTTTATCATTGTACCGGTTTTCGCGCTGGCCAATACTTGTATTTTGTTACCGGACAACCTGACTGCTGTATTTCAGTCCACGGTTTCCTGGGGCATTTTATTAGGTCTCTTTATTGGAAAGCCACTGGGCATTAGTCTGGTAGCATACATGGGCATCCGAGCTGGCTGGTTCAGACTTCCGGCTGGCGCCAACTGGAACCAGTTTATTGGTATTACGGTACTGGCAGGCATTGGCTTTACGATGTCCATATTTGTGACCTCCCTTGCCTATTCTGAGCTCGGGTTACAGACTGATGCTAAACTGGCTATTCTTCTGGCTTCGGTACTGGCTATGGTGACGGGTTATGGCTGGTTATATGCCGCGTCTGCCAAAAAAACAAGTTCGCTGTCAGACTAA
- a CDS encoding vWA domain-containing protein, with amino-acid sequence MIVNWLQYTDFAYPWFLLLLVLLPVLVIWHYRRQAKKSATLALSTTREIKKTKTWKTRLVPIPFWLRILALGVLIIAMARPRDSFTETTTTGQGIDIVLCFDISGSMTERDFVPNRLEAAKKVAENFVRTREGDRIGVTIFSNISFTLTPVTTDYNMVLQQISQINSGYLEEEGTAIGSGLATSIDRLRYSKAKSKIIILLTDGMDFGGKISPDIATSMAKTFGIKVYTVGIGSNKVVNDNDPFGDPGGRKLEFNPELLKNIARQTGGQYFQAGDNKTLQKVYESIGKLEKSDIKVTSYNRYEEKYIPFVLTGLFLLALELFLRLRVLRKFP; translated from the coding sequence ATGATCGTTAACTGGTTGCAATATACGGATTTTGCCTACCCCTGGTTCCTGCTGTTATTAGTATTGTTACCGGTATTGGTCATATGGCACTATAGACGCCAGGCCAAAAAATCGGCAACTTTAGCATTGTCCACGACCCGGGAGATCAAAAAAACCAAAACATGGAAAACCAGGCTGGTCCCTATTCCTTTCTGGCTGCGGATATTAGCACTTGGCGTTTTGATCATTGCCATGGCCAGACCCAGGGATAGCTTTACTGAAACCACGACAACCGGCCAGGGCATCGATATTGTACTTTGTTTTGATATCAGTGGCTCCATGACAGAAAGGGACTTTGTTCCTAACCGGCTGGAAGCGGCCAAAAAAGTTGCGGAAAACTTTGTCAGAACCAGAGAAGGAGACCGCATCGGCGTAACAATCTTCAGTAATATCAGTTTCACGCTAACGCCTGTGACCACAGATTATAATATGGTGCTCCAACAGATCAGTCAGATCAACAGTGGTTATCTGGAAGAGGAAGGCACAGCCATCGGTTCCGGCCTTGCCACTAGCATCGACCGCCTCAGGTATAGCAAAGCTAAAAGCAAAATCATCATTTTACTAACGGATGGAATGGATTTTGGCGGGAAAATATCTCCGGATATTGCCACTTCCATGGCCAAGACGTTCGGCATTAAGGTCTATACCGTCGGTATCGGCAGTAATAAAGTCGTCAATGACAACGACCCTTTTGGCGACCCGGGTGGCAGAAAGCTGGAGTTTAACCCGGAACTGCTGAAAAATATTGCCCGTCAGACCGGTGGTCAGTATTTTCAGGCAGGCGATAATAAAACCCTGCAAAAAGTTTATGAAAGTATCGGCAAACTGGAAAAATCTGACATTAAGGTAACCAGTTATAACCGTTATGAAGAAAAGTATATTCCATTTGTGTTGACAGGACTTTTCCTGCTTGCATTGGAGCTCTTCCTGCGACTGCGCGTGTTGCGAAAATTCCCGTAA
- a CDS encoding DUF58 domain-containing protein → MFSLRKNKYKSSQHNNINTPLLTEDDNDASVSSRVRELEIKSKRLTNHLFSGEYHSAFKGRGMAFKEVREYQPGDDVRFIEWNVSARMGHAYSKLFEEERELSVYLLIDTSASNLFGTNKQSKKDLITEISAAIAFSAVSNNDKISTILFSDRIEKYVPARKGRQHVLRIVRELLSFTPESGKTDLERALKFLTSTAKHKSIVFILSDFVADHYEQALGVAAKKHDVIGIQVYDRMDMQLPRIGLVELSDPETGENILFDSNDKYARLRYTKQFDEITSQAQRQFKKVGADLLQIETGQDFVGILQQFFIKRK, encoded by the coding sequence GTGTTTTCACTTAGGAAAAATAAATATAAGTCATCGCAGCATAACAACATTAATACACCGCTGTTGACAGAGGATGATAATGACGCCTCCGTCTCCAGTCGTGTGCGCGAGCTGGAGATCAAAAGCAAAAGGCTGACAAATCATTTATTTTCCGGAGAATACCACTCTGCCTTTAAAGGCCGGGGGATGGCCTTTAAAGAAGTCCGGGAATACCAACCGGGGGATGACGTGCGTTTTATCGAATGGAATGTCTCGGCCAGAATGGGGCATGCCTATAGCAAGTTATTTGAGGAAGAACGCGAACTGAGTGTATATCTGCTGATCGACACCAGTGCCAGTAATCTGTTTGGAACCAATAAGCAATCCAAAAAAGACCTGATCACAGAAATCTCGGCGGCTATTGCCTTCTCTGCTGTCAGCAATAATGACAAAATAAGTACTATTCTATTCAGTGACCGGATAGAAAAATATGTTCCGGCCAGAAAGGGCAGGCAACATGTACTTAGAATCGTACGGGAATTATTGAGTTTCACTCCTGAATCTGGCAAGACTGACCTGGAAAGAGCCCTTAAGTTTCTGACCAGTACTGCGAAACATAAATCCATTGTCTTTATTCTGAGCGATTTTGTGGCCGATCATTACGAGCAGGCTTTAGGTGTCGCTGCCAAAAAGCATGATGTTATAGGCATTCAGGTCTATGATCGTATGGATATGCAACTGCCCAGGATCGGGCTGGTCGAGCTCAGTGACCCTGAAACCGGCGAGAATATTTTATTTGACAGCAATGATAAATACGCAAGGCTGCGATATACTAAACAGTTTGATGAGATCACCTCTCAGGCCCAGAGACAGTTTAAAAAAGTGGGCGCAGATCTGTTACAAATAGAAACCGGACAGGATTTTGTCGGTATTCTCCAACAGTTTTTCATCAAAAGAAAATAA